DNA from Vibrio japonicus:
TTTCTAAAACCACACAATGATGTGATCTTGCCGTCAATGAGTAGCGTCATAAACTCAGGCATAAAGGTGCCTAAATGGGCGTCAAAAGCTTGTTCATACCTTTTGGTAAGCTGTTGTGTAACTTGAGGCCAGAGTGGATGGTTTGGTGCGACAATTTCCAGTTTGTAATGAGATGTTGTTATTGGATGTCTCATCGGATGCCCCTTAACTTGGTTGATAATGACAAATTAAGGTACAAAACTTAAGAAACGCTTAAGGAAGCGGAAAAAAGCGAAAATATTATGGGCTATGAACGTGTTACAACAAGAAAAGGCGAGCTTACGTTGCTCGCCTTTGAGTTTGATATGAATGTTTATTGTAGACGTAGTTTAGCCGTACGCGACGCTAGGGAACCAAAGTACGAGCTGAGGCCATGCGACTAAACACACCAATGCGATAAGCTGAATTAAAATGAATGGAATCACGCCGCGGTAGATGTCTTTTAACGCCACGCCTTCTGGGCATACCCCTTTTAAGTAGAATAAGGCAAAGCCAACAGGTGGTGTTAAGAAACTGGTTTGCAGCGCCATAGCGACCAGCATCACGAACCAAACTAAGCTAGGGTTATCAACGACACCGTGTCCGTCCAGTTCTATCCCCAAACTTGCAATCACTGGCGCGAGCAGCGGTAGAGCGATTAAGGTAATTTCAATCCAATCTAAGAAGAACCCTAGTAAGAAGACGATCATCAGAATAAACGCAATGATACCGTAAGGGCCGAATGGCAAACCGCTTAAGAACGATTCGATTAGCTCATCACCACCAAGCTCACGAAGCACTAAAGCAAAACACGAAGCGCCCAGAAAGATCATAAAGATATACGCTGTTGTGCCATAAGAAGCGAGTACCACTTCTTTCAACACTTTCACGTTGAGCTTTTTATTGTAGGCCGCGAGTAAAGTTGCACCCAGCGCACCAATACCTGACGCTTCGGTTGGCGTGGCAACACCTGCAAAGATAGAGCCAAGCACTACAAAGATCAGAATCACAGTCGGAGTGATGTCTTTGAATACCTGAAGTATCAACCCCCATTCGACAGGCTGGACGTCTTCAGGCACTGGCGCTTTGCTTGGAGAGGTTTTACCGACGATGAGAATGTAAAGGATGTACAACGCACCGAGCAATAGACCCGGAATAATCGCCCCCATAAAGAGATCGCCAACAGATAGGCCAAGCTGATCAGCCATGATGACTAACATAATCGATGGTGGCAGCAAAATACCCAGCGTACCCGCAGAGGCAACTGTACCGAGAGCCAAAGGTAAGTGATAACCTTGACGCATCATACTCGGCAGTGACATCACTGTGAGCAACACGACGGACGCACCGATGATGCCTGTCGACGCAGCGAGAATAATCCCGATCGCCATTACCGTAATCGCTAAACCGCCGTGAACTTTACCAAACAGGGCTTGCATCGAAGACATCAGCTTTTCGGCAATGCCGGATTTATCCAGCATATTCCCCATAAAGATAAACATGGGAAGGGCAACCAGAATCCAGTTATCCATGATCTTGTAAATACGGTTTACCACTAAACCTATGCTGGTGTAATCAAGCCCGGTAAACGTGTCGAGATACAGATCCGCATAGTAGCCAACTGCACCAAAGACAACACCAATGCCACCCAGCACGTACGCGACAGGGATGCCGGTAAACAGCAATAAGATGAACGAGCCAAACATGGCGATGACAATCCACTCATTTGGTTCCATGATTCGCTCCTTTGAAAATGATTTCTAACGACCGTAAGATTTTTGCCAGCATTGAGAGCAGCAATAGACCAAAACTGAGCGGTATGACACTTTTGATCAGCCAACGAAATGGCAACCCAGAAGGAGAAGCCGAACTTTCATTTACGCGCCAAGATTCATAGGCAAAGTCGTAAGAATGCAGTATCACGACGATGACAAATGGGATCGCTAAAAACAGCAACCCAAGTAGATCGACAACCGCTTTAGTACGTTCGGAAAACTTATGATAGAAGAGGTCGACACGCACATGCAGATTGGTGACTTGTGCATACGCCGTACCAAACATGACCGCCGTTGCGTATAAATGCCACTGCAACTCCTCAAACGCTATCTGGCCGTTAGAAAAGACTTTTCGCAATACGACTTGCAATATGATCACGCCAATCAAAACCACGTTCGTCCATGCAAAAAACTTACTGATGGAAGTGATGAACTTTTCTAGTTGATCATAAAACGGGACAGTGGGGGTAGAATATAACACCTTGCTCATTGGTGACTCCTTATAACCTATGGCCGACATGACAGCCGGCCAAAAGGTCCAATTCACAGGGATTTATTGAGTTTGTGTCGCGCGAGGTAAGAAACCATTCGCTTGCCACAATGCGTAACCTTTACGGAATTGAGAGAGGTCTTTCCACACTTTATCGAAGAATGGGTCAGCCGATTTTTTCTCTTCCACGACTTCTAACCAAGTGGTTTGGAAAAGGTTTAACATTTCGTCGTTCCAGTAGCGGATTTCGACACCGTTCTCTTTGGCTTTTTCCATTGCTGAGTACTGCATCGCTTCACCTTCCGCAATAGAGTAGGTCATGGTTGCCATACAGGTGGTTTCAACTGCCGACTGCTGAGTTTTGCTCATGCCGTTCCATGTGTCTTTGTTGATCAACAGCTCAAATACCGTTGACTGCTGGTGCCAGCCAGGGAAGTAGTTGTACTTAGCGACTTTGTGGAAGCCCAAGCGTTGGTCGATGGCGGGTTGAGAGAACTCAGAAGCGTCAATTGCGCCTTTCTCAAGTGCGCCGAAGATTTCGCCCCCCGGAAGCTGAACCGTACCCACACCCAATTTTTCCATTACTGACGCACCTAAACCGAAGAAGCGCATGTTCAGGCCTTTCAGGTCTTCGGGTTTTTCAATTGGCTTTTTAAACCAACCTGATGTTTCAGGGGAGATGATCGCACAAGGAAGAACTTTGACGTTGTAACCGCCTTGGTCATACATTTCTTGATAGAGTTTCAGACCATTACCAAAGTAAAGCCACGCCATGTATTCGCCCGCTTCTGGGCCAAAAGGAACCGCAGAAAAAAGTGCCGAAGCGGGCAGTTTACCTTGCCAGTAACCTGCTGTTGCGTAACCAGAGTTCACTTTACCTGTTGAAACCGCATCAAGGATTTCTGCTGGATTCACCAATTTACCCGGCTCGTAGATCTTCATCTTAATCGTACCGCCGGACGTTGTTGGAATGTGGTCAGCGTACCATTGAATCGGTGTTCCCAATGCTGGCAAGTGGCTACCAAACGCGATCGGTGTCTTTAGCAGAATTTTTTTGTCTGCCGCGTGCGCACTGACTGACATCCCTGTAGCCGCAAGTGCAAGCGCCGATGCGATAGCAACTTTCTTGAATTTCATAACCTTCTCCTTGTTAGGCATTATTCGCGTAGATATCAAGAAATGTGAACATTGGTCAGTAATTGATGTTAACGCAATGTTACATTTGAGCCTAAGTTTAGTCAGGAGGGGTTTGACACTCTATTGTTGAAATTGCGCAAATTTTGTCGGTATTTCATGCAGTTTTCCGAATTCAATATCCGTATAACTACGTACTTAATCTGGAAGGATACATGGGATTTGTCAGGAACAGTCGATTAACAATAAACATTATATTGCTGTCAGTGGTGCCGTTGATCGTAGTGGTGGTTATCGTTGCGGGAATTCTATTTAGCCAAGCGAAACAATTAGTTGAAGATCAAGTTCAGTTGACGCGTAACAACATCATGGCGGCTAAAAAGCAAGAGCTAAAGCAGTACGTAGAAATGGCAGTGAAAAGCATAGCCCCTTACTACCAAGATGAGTCGTTGACTACCGAACAAGCACAGGAATTAGTTGCTAAAAAGTTGAGTCAGCTCACGTACGGGAGTGACGGCTACTTTTTCGCCTACACTTGGGATGGGGACGCATTGGTGCTTCCGTATCAACCGGAACGGATTGGGCTGAATTGGTGGGAAGTTGAAGATGTTCGTGGGAAAAAGCTGTTACAAGAATTGATTCGCGCTGGGCGAGCAGGCGGTGGTTTTGTTGATTACTTATGGCACAAACCCTCGATGAAAGAGCCGTCACCCAAGCTGAGCTACGCAATTTCTCTCGATAAGTGGCAATGGATGGTCGGAACGGGCGTTTATATCGATGACATTGAACGTCAGGTTTCTCACATTGAAAACGGATACGATCAGAATATAGGGAAAACCAGTAGTGCTCTGTTTGTCGTCATGTTTATTGCGGTCTCCGTCATCGCTTTGCTGGGGGCTTCTTTGAACTTGAACGTACGCAGGCTGGCGAACGAACAATTAAGTGTACTCAACCAACAAATTATCGATTCTCAAGAAAACGAACGACAACGCGTATCCCGTGAATTGCATGATGGCGTCAACCAGTTGTTAGTCGCGGCGAAATACCGGCTCGATAACGTCAATAAAGAGCAAAATCAGTTCGAAAAAGAGATAGAGCTGGATGCGAGCAAAAACGCCATGGAGCAGGCGATTGTTGAATTAAGACGCATCTCGAAGGATTTAAGACCCCCGCAGTTGGATGATTTAGGGCTGGTGGCTGCGATAGAAGCCTACATCAATGAACTGCGCCAGCGCACGCAACTCGAATTGGTTTTTGAGCATGATATTGACGGTGTCGGCATGCTACCTGAAGTGGAAACAACCCTATATCGCGTGGTTCAGGAAGCACTACACAATGTCGAAAAACACGCCCATGCACAAGGTGTTGACGTCATCATGCAACGTGAAGGGCGATTACTTATTTTAACCGTCAATGATGATGGAGTGGGTATTCCCGCTAAGCAACTAAAGTCGGGTAAACGGAACGAACCTACGCTAGAACACATGGGGTTACAGAACATGAGAGAGCGTATCCAAGCGATTGGCGGTTCTTTCGCTGTATCCAGCACCGAAGGAGAAGGCACGGAAGTGCGGGTGACATTAAACATGGAGTTTATATGATCAAACTAGTATTGGCCGATGACCACCGACTGATGCAAGACGGATTAAAGTCACGACTGGAAAGAGAAGAGAATCTGGATATTTTGTCATGTGTAGGGACAGGTACAGAAGCTCTGCAAGCCACACTCACCCTTAAACCGGATGTGTTGTTACTGGATATCAATATGCCCAACCTGAATGGCATTGAAGTGTTGGAAAAACTTGCAGTATCCAAGTCAAATACGGCTGTTATTATGCTCTCAATGCATGACAGTCGAGACTACGTTGTTCGTTCGGTTAAGGCAGGCGCGAAAGGTTATGTATTAAAAGACGTGGGTTCTGAAGAACTGGTGATGGCAATCAATCAAGTCGCCCAAGGACGATCTTATCTGTGTCCTCAGGCATCAGATCGATTGTTGGAACAAATCAACGAAAAGCCAGAACCGAAGGACGATACTCTGTCGAAAAGAGAGTCGGATGTTCTAAAAGAAATTGTGAATGGTTCTTGTAACAAAGAGATTGCCGACGCATTGCACATCAGCGTTCGAACAGTGGAAACGCACCGGCTACGAATCAAAAAGAAACTAGGTGCCAACTCCACAGCAGCGCTGGTTAAGCTGGCGTTAGAGAAGGGCTTGGTGAGTTGATGTCGCTTAATCTATTGTCGAGTCGTCAACCCATTTTAGATAAGATCGTATTCTTTTGTGCGGTACTTAGAACGGGATCGTTTCGCGAAGCCGCCCAAACTCAGGGGATCTCTGCGGCAGCGGGCAGTCGCTGGGTAAAAGAACTGGAAGAGACACTTTCGGTAGAACTAATCAAGCGCAGCACTCGACAATTGGTCGCAACGCAGGCTGGCCAATTGCTGTATGAAAATTTTTCGCCACTACTGCCTGATATCAATAACCTTTGTGAACAAGTACAAAACTTAGCGGAAGAGCAACTGGGTGAAATTCGGCTGTCGTCGACCCCACTTTTTGCACGGCAATACTTAACAAAAATTGTTGCCGAATACATGGAATTACATCCAAACGTCAACTTTCGTATTTTCATTGAAGCTGGTGAGTTTGATCCGCTGACCATCGACTTTGCATTCCGAGCCAGTGCCAGTTATGAAGGGGAGCTTTCTCCCGATTCACTGCTAGTTAGAAAGCGTCTACTTAGAGAACCTCTCTACTTATGTGCTTCGCCTAAGTATCTCTCTGAATACGGTACACCTCAGACTCCACAAGAGCTCAGTCAACATCGCTGCCTTTATGCGCGTACCTTACTTGGCGGAAACCGATGGTGTTTTGAACAGCATGGTAAGCAGGAGATCGTCACGATTCGCGATACGCTTGAATGTGACAACAGTGAAATGTTGCTCGACCTAGCGATGGAAACTGCTGGAATCGCCTATTTGCCTCACTCTTTGGTTTATCAATACATCGAGAGAGGGGATTTAGTGCAGATAATGGATGATTACCAGTGCGCCAGCTTCGATATAGACCTGTTCTACAGGCCAAGAACGCCTATGCCTGAGCGCTGCAATGGCTTTAAACAGTATCTAATTCAACGAGTTGAAGACATTAATACAGCCAAGGCGCGTAATGAGGATTAATAGTGACAATGTCACTTACTTCTATTTCAGCGACATTAATCGGAGCACATTCAATAATTGCATATATGCAATTCATAATCTCTGTTTACGCAATTAACAAGGGTGCCAGCAGCGTCTAATCTAACATTCAGAACTAAGGAAGGTGAATTGTGGTTACGAGACTTACGGCAACACAAGCGGCAAAATGGATACAGGATGGTCAGTCCATATTACTTGGCGGATTTATTGGCAGTGTTGTTCCTGAGGCAATAGAACGCGCCATTGGTGAACGATATCAAGAGACAGGCACGCCTAAGGATCTCACTTTGGTGTTTGCCGCTGGTCAAGGTGACGGAAAAAGCCGAGCGCTTAACCACCTAGCCAAACAAGGCTTGGTCAAGCGTGTGATTGGTGGTCACTGGGGGTTGGTCCCTAAGCTCCAACAATTAGCCGTTGATAACCAAATAGAAGCTTACAACTTACCACAGGGGATTATTTCTCATCTTCTTCGTGACACTGCAGCGGGTAAGCCCGGAACAATAAGCAAGGTCGGGCTGGGAACGTTTGTTGATCCGCGTATTGAAGGGGGAAAAATCAACGAGATTACCGAGCAAGATTGGGTTGAGTGTATTGAATTAGCGGGAGAAGAATATCTCTTCTATCACAAACTCCCTATAGATGTCGCCATCATTCGCGGCACAACCGCAGATGAAAACGGCAACATTACGATGGAAGACGAATGCTTGATTGTAGAGAGTTTAGCCGCCGCTCAAGCCGCGCGAAATAACAACGGCAAAATTATCGTACAAGTAAAGAGAGTGGTTGAGGCTGGGAGCCTTGACCCTCATGCCGTAAAAATCCCAGGCATATTCGTTGACGCCGTTGTCGTATGCGAAGATCCAAACGAGCATATGCAAACCTTCGCCAGCATGATGAATCCAGAATTTGTTGGTAAAGGGAGAAAATCCACATCTAACATCAAAACCGACAACCGCGTAATTGACGCGAAAACCATTATCGCCAGACGCGCGGCAATGGAGTTAAAGCGACATTCCATTCTGAATTTGGGAATTGGTGCACCTGAATACATCGCTCAAGTGGCGCAGCAAGCAGGTGTACTCGATAACTTTACTCTCACGGTAGAGCCGGGTGCAGTCGGAGGTATGCCAGCAAGTGGTTTGGACTTTGGTGCGTCCCGTTTTCCCGATGCGATTATCAGTCAGGATCAGATGTTTGACTTTTATGATGGGGGCGGTGTTGATCAGGCATTCTTGGGTTTAGCTCAATGCGATTCACAGGGTGATATCAATGTCTCTCGATTTGGTAGCAAAATCGCGGGCTGTGGAGGATTTATCAACATTACACAAAACGCAAAATCGGTCTATTTCTGCGGAACCTTCACAGCAAAAGGACTAGGTGTAAGCGCCGAAGCCGGGGAATTGGTGATATACAGTGAAGGCACTCAGCAAAAGTTTATTGAGCAAGTTGAACAAATTACTTTCAGCGCAGCGCAAGCTCTAAAGAATGACAAACCCGTTTTATATATCACCGAGAGAGCGGTGTTTCGTCTGACACGGGATGGGCTCGAACTCATCGAAATCGCCCCCGGCATTGACCTAACGACCGATGTACTCGAGCACATGTCATTTAAGCCGAAAGTTTCTCAACGTTTATCGTTAATGGATCGATCCATTTTTCAACCGGACTTTACGCTGACGATGGATTAACCTACTGCACTCGCAGCACATATAGACTAGCGAACTAAGATATGTTCGGGGACAAAGCCAGCACTACGAGAGTGGTGTTGCTATTCTTTGTCCCACATTACGTTGCATTCGTCTCGTACTGCAGTGTTGAGCAACTCTAAGATGGGCAAAGCACGATTCACGATACTCACAGGAGGATCAACGTACTCGTCATACTCGTCGTCATTATCGTCTTCAGGCTCAACTGGTTTGGCTTTCATCTTTTCCAGCTCGATGGCGGAATTTAATTGATCGAGTGCCTGTGGAACATCCTTAGCCAAAATCGCGCCTGGAACCGCGCCACTGTGACCCATCATGCTGAGTATTTTTAGGGCGACATCTCCAAACATTGTCACGTTGTGAGATTTGCTGCGAAAGGTAATTAACATGTCTGTTGTCCTTTGCTGTTTATCTTTACTGTTTGTTTTTTTCCGTTTTGGCGTTCAAAACTAACTCATGCTCGCGAGCCTAGCGGCAAATCCCATGAAGAACAAACCAAGTAGGCCGTTTCCAAGTTTAGCCAATAACGCATTGTTCTTAAAAAGCTTCGTGAGCGATGTTCCTACAAATATTAGAACACTTAAGTAAACAATACTGAATATCTCTAAGATAGTTGCAAGGATAAGATACGAGATCCACGTATGTTCATAGGTGTAATCAATAAACTGAATGAAGAAGGATACGTAAAACAAAATGGCTTTAGGGTTGGTCAAACTCAACGTGAGCGCTTTTGCAAATACGTTCTCAACTTTATGAGGTCGAGCTACGCCATAGTCGCCTGCGTCTTTGCTTCGCCAGTATTCATAGATAATCTTTAAACCTAAGTAGAGTAGATAAGCAGCACCAAGATAACGAATGGTGGTAAATAATACTGGCGATGTTTGGATGAGAGACGCCACAC
Protein-coding regions in this window:
- a CDS encoding TRAP transporter large permease, giving the protein MEPNEWIVIAMFGSFILLLFTGIPVAYVLGGIGVVFGAVGYYADLYLDTFTGLDYTSIGLVVNRIYKIMDNWILVALPMFIFMGNMLDKSGIAEKLMSSMQALFGKVHGGLAITVMAIGIILAASTGIIGASVVLLTVMSLPSMMRQGYHLPLALGTVASAGTLGILLPPSIMLVIMADQLGLSVGDLFMGAIIPGLLLGALYILYILIVGKTSPSKAPVPEDVQPVEWGLILQVFKDITPTVILIFVVLGSIFAGVATPTEASGIGALGATLLAAYNKKLNVKVLKEVVLASYGTTAYIFMIFLGASCFALVLRELGGDELIESFLSGLPFGPYGIIAFILMIVFLLGFFLDWIEITLIALPLLAPVIASLGIELDGHGVVDNPSLVWFVMLVAMALQTSFLTPPVGFALFYLKGVCPEGVALKDIYRGVIPFILIQLIALVCLVAWPQLVLWFPSVAYG
- a CDS encoding TRAP transporter small permease subunit — translated: MSKVLYSTPTVPFYDQLEKFITSISKFFAWTNVVLIGVIILQVVLRKVFSNGQIAFEELQWHLYATAVMFGTAYAQVTNLHVRVDLFYHKFSERTKAVVDLLGLLFLAIPFVIVVILHSYDFAYESWRVNESSASPSGLPFRWLIKSVIPLSFGLLLLSMLAKILRSLEIIFKGANHGTK
- a CDS encoding TRAP transporter substrate-binding protein translates to MKFKKVAIASALALAATGMSVSAHAADKKILLKTPIAFGSHLPALGTPIQWYADHIPTTSGGTIKMKIYEPGKLVNPAEILDAVSTGKVNSGYATAGYWQGKLPASALFSAVPFGPEAGEYMAWLYFGNGLKLYQEMYDQGGYNVKVLPCAIISPETSGWFKKPIEKPEDLKGLNMRFFGLGASVMEKLGVGTVQLPGGEIFGALEKGAIDASEFSQPAIDQRLGFHKVAKYNYFPGWHQQSTVFELLINKDTWNGMSKTQQSAVETTCMATMTYSIAEGEAMQYSAMEKAKENGVEIRYWNDEMLNLFQTTWLEVVEEKKSADPFFDKVWKDLSQFRKGYALWQANGFLPRATQTQ
- a CDS encoding cache domain-containing protein, which produces MGFVRNSRLTINIILLSVVPLIVVVVIVAGILFSQAKQLVEDQVQLTRNNIMAAKKQELKQYVEMAVKSIAPYYQDESLTTEQAQELVAKKLSQLTYGSDGYFFAYTWDGDALVLPYQPERIGLNWWEVEDVRGKKLLQELIRAGRAGGGFVDYLWHKPSMKEPSPKLSYAISLDKWQWMVGTGVYIDDIERQVSHIENGYDQNIGKTSSALFVVMFIAVSVIALLGASLNLNVRRLANEQLSVLNQQIIDSQENERQRVSRELHDGVNQLLVAAKYRLDNVNKEQNQFEKEIELDASKNAMEQAIVELRRISKDLRPPQLDDLGLVAAIEAYINELRQRTQLELVFEHDIDGVGMLPEVETTLYRVVQEALHNVEKHAHAQGVDVIMQREGRLLILTVNDDGVGIPAKQLKSGKRNEPTLEHMGLQNMRERIQAIGGSFAVSSTEGEGTEVRVTLNMEFI
- a CDS encoding response regulator, encoding MIKLVLADDHRLMQDGLKSRLEREENLDILSCVGTGTEALQATLTLKPDVLLLDINMPNLNGIEVLEKLAVSKSNTAVIMLSMHDSRDYVVRSVKAGAKGYVLKDVGSEELVMAINQVAQGRSYLCPQASDRLLEQINEKPEPKDDTLSKRESDVLKEIVNGSCNKEIADALHISVRTVETHRLRIKKKLGANSTAALVKLALEKGLVS
- a CDS encoding LysR family transcriptional regulator is translated as MSLNLLSSRQPILDKIVFFCAVLRTGSFREAAQTQGISAAAGSRWVKELEETLSVELIKRSTRQLVATQAGQLLYENFSPLLPDINNLCEQVQNLAEEQLGEIRLSSTPLFARQYLTKIVAEYMELHPNVNFRIFIEAGEFDPLTIDFAFRASASYEGELSPDSLLVRKRLLREPLYLCASPKYLSEYGTPQTPQELSQHRCLYARTLLGGNRWCFEQHGKQEIVTIRDTLECDNSEMLLDLAMETAGIAYLPHSLVYQYIERGDLVQIMDDYQCASFDIDLFYRPRTPMPERCNGFKQYLIQRVEDINTAKARNED
- a CDS encoding acyl CoA:acetate/3-ketoacid CoA transferase, which gives rise to MVTRLTATQAAKWIQDGQSILLGGFIGSVVPEAIERAIGERYQETGTPKDLTLVFAAGQGDGKSRALNHLAKQGLVKRVIGGHWGLVPKLQQLAVDNQIEAYNLPQGIISHLLRDTAAGKPGTISKVGLGTFVDPRIEGGKINEITEQDWVECIELAGEEYLFYHKLPIDVAIIRGTTADENGNITMEDECLIVESLAAAQAARNNNGKIIVQVKRVVEAGSLDPHAVKIPGIFVDAVVVCEDPNEHMQTFASMMNPEFVGKGRKSTSNIKTDNRVIDAKTIIARRAAMELKRHSILNLGIGAPEYIAQVAQQAGVLDNFTLTVEPGAVGGMPASGLDFGASRFPDAIISQDQMFDFYDGGGVDQAFLGLAQCDSQGDINVSRFGSKIAGCGGFINITQNAKSVYFCGTFTAKGLGVSAEAGELVIYSEGTQQKFIEQVEQITFSAAQALKNDKPVLYITERAVFRLTRDGLELIEIAPGIDLTTDVLEHMSFKPKVSQRLSLMDRSIFQPDFTLTMD
- a CDS encoding DUF1840 domain-containing protein, which codes for MLITFRSKSHNVTMFGDVALKILSMMGHSGAVPGAILAKDVPQALDQLNSAIELEKMKAKPVEPEDDNDDEYDEYVDPPVSIVNRALPILELLNTAVRDECNVMWDKE
- the leuE gene encoding leucine efflux protein LeuE, whose translation is MFETFGVINIWTYLAGLLMIILAPGPNSIYVLKSGSSLGVKTGYKAAMGVLIGDAILILLSYLGVASLIQTSPVLFTTIRYLGAAYLLYLGLKIIYEYWRSKDAGDYGVARPHKVENVFAKALTLSLTNPKAILFYVSFFIQFIDYTYEHTWISYLILATILEIFSIVYLSVLIFVGTSLTKLFKNNALLAKLGNGLLGLFFMGFAARLASMS